The Thermodesulfobacteriota bacterium genome has a segment encoding these proteins:
- a CDS encoding NEW3 domain-containing protein, whose translation MGRRVRYVSQSLFILALAALFLSGGFLMASEEKEKKDTRPERGIAVYPEYSTVSVGRGETVRMDLTLENKGRNDETIDVRISSVPKGWRATMKGGGFHVSGMYVANGKSRNLTLTLEPDKTVGPGSYTFQFDAQTSDGKFTSSHKLTVNVLERVPGAEELQITTSYPVLRGQPDALFEFSLEVTNKSDSDRTVNLSAIGPEKWEINFKPSWETKQISSLVMKGGQSQTVKVEVSPQRDSKAGEYPILVRVSAGEQKAEARLMVVLTGTYKLDAGTPTGILSLETMVGKPATVSLFVKNTGSAINRNISFSSFKPENWEVKFNPEKIEALEPNQLKQVEVTITPAKEALVGDYSVGLMVDGERGSSKTVELRTTVRASTTWGWVGIGIIVFVIAGLCALFIWLGRR comes from the coding sequence ATGGGTCGTAGGGTCCGATATGTGAGCCAATCGCTGTTCATCCTTGCCTTGGCCGCCCTTTTCCTATCCGGGGGATTTCTTATGGCCTCTGAGGAGAAGGAGAAGAAGGATACGAGGCCGGAGCGGGGGATTGCGGTCTACCCGGAGTATTCGACGGTCTCGGTGGGCAGGGGTGAGACGGTTCGGATGGATTTGACCTTGGAGAACAAGGGCCGAAACGACGAGACGATCGATGTGAGGATCTCTTCGGTCCCGAAAGGTTGGCGGGCCACGATGAAGGGAGGCGGATTCCATGTCTCCGGAATGTACGTCGCCAACGGGAAGTCGCGAAACCTGACCCTGACCTTGGAGCCTGACAAGACCGTGGGGCCTGGGTCGTACACTTTCCAGTTTGATGCCCAGACCTCGGACGGGAAGTTCACCTCCTCGCATAAATTGACGGTCAATGTGTTGGAAAGGGTCCCCGGGGCAGAGGAGCTTCAGATCACGACCTCTTATCCGGTCTTGCGAGGGCAGCCGGACGCCCTGTTCGAGTTTTCCCTCGAGGTGACGAACAAGAGCGACAGCGATCGGACGGTCAACCTTTCCGCCATCGGTCCCGAGAAGTGGGAGATCAATTTCAAGCCCTCCTGGGAGACCAAGCAGATTTCGAGCCTCGTGATGAAGGGGGGACAGAGCCAGACGGTGAAGGTGGAGGTTTCCCCTCAGCGGGATTCGAAGGCCGGGGAGTATCCGATCCTGGTCAGGGTGAGCGCGGGGGAGCAGAAGGCCGAGGCGAGGTTGATGGTCGTCCTGACGGGGACTTACAAACTGGATGCAGGCACGCCCACGGGGATCCTTTCGCTCGAGACGATGGTGGGCAAGCCCGCGACGGTCTCCCTCTTTGTAAAGAATACGGGATCGGCCATCAATCGAAATATCAGCTTCTCCTCCTTCAAACCCGAAAACTGGGAGGTGAAGTTCAATCCCGAAAAGATCGAGGCCTTGGAGCCGAATCAGTTGAAGCAGGTGGAGGTGACGATCACCCCAGCCAAAGAGGCCCTGGTGGGCGATTATTCGGTGGGGTTGATGGTGGATGGCGAGAGGGGAAGTAGCAAGACCGTGGAGCTTCGGACGACGGTGAGGGCCTCGACGACCTGGGGGTGGGTCGGCATCGGCATCATCGTCTTTGTGATCGCGGGGTTGTGTGCCCTGTTCATCTGGTTGGGGAGGCGTTGA
- a CDS encoding ABC transporter ATP-binding protein, whose amino-acid sequence MVVETEDLTKRYGTKTAVDRLNLRIEEGEIFGFLGPNGAGKTTSILMFLGLTEPTSGKVRVLGFDPTREPFKVKEQVGYLPENVGFYDDMDARQNLRYIARLNRIPEEVAEKRIDYWLEVVGLSGEASKKVGAYSKGMRQRLGIAEVLIKEPRLVFLDEPTIGLDPDGTNRMLDLIQSLSRQKRITIFLSSHLLDQVQRICDRVGIMIKGSLVAMGPIEELAKRKLGLDQQDYTLEEIYMKYFREA is encoded by the coding sequence ATTGTCGTGGAGACCGAGGACCTGACCAAGCGGTATGGGACGAAGACCGCGGTGGACCGGCTCAACCTCCGGATCGAGGAGGGAGAGATCTTCGGCTTTCTCGGTCCGAACGGGGCGGGCAAGACGACGTCGATCCTGATGTTTCTCGGTCTGACGGAGCCGACCTCCGGAAAGGTGAGGGTTTTGGGGTTCGATCCGACCCGGGAGCCCTTTAAGGTGAAGGAGCAGGTGGGCTATCTGCCGGAGAACGTCGGTTTTTACGATGACATGGACGCGAGGCAGAACCTTCGCTACATTGCGAGGTTGAACCGCATCCCAGAGGAGGTGGCCGAGAAGCGGATCGACTATTGGTTGGAGGTGGTTGGGCTCTCCGGAGAGGCGTCGAAGAAGGTGGGCGCCTATTCGAAGGGGATGAGGCAGCGTCTGGGCATCGCCGAGGTCTTGATCAAGGAGCCGAGATTGGTCTTTCTCGATGAGCCCACGATCGGGCTGGATCCGGACGGGACGAACCGGATGCTCGACCTGATCCAATCCCTGAGCCGGCAGAAGAGGATCACGATCTTTCTCTCCTCCCATCTGCTCGATCAGGTCCAGAGGATCTGCGACCGGGTGGGGATCATGATCAAGGGGAGCCTGGTGGCGATGGGACCGATCGAGGAGCTGGCCAAAAGGAAGTTGGGGCTCGATCAGCAGGATTATACGCTGGAAGAGATCTACATGAAGTACTTCAGGGAGGCTTGA
- a CDS encoding ABC transporter permease — protein sequence MHGVLTIFRKELGDHFNSLRFILITGLIVMVGVIVTSMVGMAIQEELKGMAKPTLLFLLLFTSTGKLFSFVQFIGFFGPLLGIFLGFDSINRERVSRTLSKLVSQPIYRDSIINAKFLAGVVVIAVVLLATVLLISGLGIRLIGVIPGVEEVSRLGLYVLVSLLYISFWLGISILFSVLFRSTATSALAALALWIFFSFFVGLGAGVLADAVAPVKQTASGVDAEVLLRHEKIQRYISMFSPMTLYSEATVTLLDPMRKTTRALILMGPLERLSMSRFQNPLPLLESILIVIPHLISIVAITFLCFGICYYAFMRQEIRTV from the coding sequence TTGCACGGCGTATTGACCATCTTCAGGAAGGAGCTCGGGGACCATTTCAACAGTTTGAGATTCATCCTCATCACCGGGCTGATCGTGATGGTGGGCGTCATCGTCACCTCCATGGTGGGGATGGCCATACAGGAGGAGTTGAAGGGGATGGCCAAGCCGACGCTCCTCTTCTTGCTCCTTTTCACCTCCACCGGGAAGCTCTTCTCCTTCGTCCAGTTCATCGGGTTTTTCGGCCCCCTTTTGGGCATCTTTTTGGGATTCGACTCGATCAACCGGGAGCGGGTTTCGAGAACCCTCTCGAAACTGGTCTCCCAGCCCATCTACCGCGATTCGATCATCAACGCCAAGTTTCTCGCCGGGGTCGTGGTCATCGCCGTCGTCCTTTTGGCCACGGTGTTGCTCATCTCTGGGTTAGGCATCCGATTGATCGGGGTGATCCCCGGGGTGGAAGAGGTCTCTCGATTAGGCCTCTATGTGCTGGTGAGCCTTCTTTATATCTCCTTCTGGCTGGGGATCTCGATCCTCTTTTCGGTCCTCTTCCGCAGCACGGCCACCTCGGCCCTGGCCGCGCTGGCCCTCTGGATCTTCTTCTCCTTCTTCGTGGGTCTGGGGGCGGGTGTCCTGGCCGATGCGGTGGCTCCGGTGAAACAGACCGCCTCCGGCGTGGACGCCGAGGTTTTGCTCCGCCACGAAAAGATCCAGCGCTACATCTCCATGTTCTCTCCCATGACCCTCTATAGCGAGGCCACCGTCACCCTGTTGGATCCGATGCGAAAGACGACCAGGGCCCTGATTCTGATGGGCCCCCTGGAAAGGCTCTCGATGAGCCGCTTTCAGAACCCCTTGCCCCTGCTCGAAAGCATTCTCATCGTCATCCCCCACCTCATCTCCATCGTGGCGATCACCTTTCTCTGCTTCGGCATCTGCTACTACGCCTTCATGAGACAGGAGATCCGAACGGTCTAA
- a CDS encoding MFS transporter — MTSSDPHPSPSLFPPVKKREIFGWAMYDFGNSAFATTILSVIFNHYFATVVAGGEKGVDLLGFRLHGASFFTFSVSLSMLISAILAPFLGAVADTSASKKRFLMVFCYLGVLFTGLLFFVGEGDHWKGAIFFILANLGFAGGNVYYNAFLPEISTDRNIGRISGLGWALGYIGGGALLALNLMMLQYPETIGFPKGTFTVQDCFLSVALWWFVFSLPLFLLLRERAEKTPLDPGKNYFTLGYLRLRHTFKRIRTFRELTKFLAAFLIYNEGIETVIVMASIFGAEVIRMETGEIILFFLLVQGIAFLGSLLFGFLADALGNKRTIMISLAIWSLIVVWAFQLGIFWDPKTEYWILGILTGIVLGGSQASSRSLQGLFTPDANSAEFYGFFAVSGKFASVFGPLIYGILIALTGDVQSGILSVLAFFVAGGILLWQVDEKKGMEEREHPIL; from the coding sequence ATGACATCGTCCGATCCCCATCCCTCCCCGAGCCTCTTTCCCCCTGTCAAGAAACGGGAGATCTTCGGCTGGGCCATGTACGACTTCGGCAACTCGGCCTTTGCCACCACCATCCTCTCGGTCATCTTCAACCACTATTTTGCGACCGTGGTGGCAGGCGGGGAGAAGGGGGTAGACCTCTTGGGATTTCGTCTCCACGGGGCCTCGTTCTTCACCTTCTCCGTCTCCCTCAGCATGCTCATTTCGGCCATCCTCGCCCCTTTCTTAGGAGCGGTGGCCGATACCTCGGCCTCGAAGAAGCGTTTTCTTATGGTCTTCTGTTATCTCGGCGTCCTCTTCACCGGCCTTCTCTTTTTTGTGGGGGAGGGAGATCACTGGAAGGGGGCCATCTTCTTCATCCTCGCCAACCTCGGATTTGCCGGGGGCAATGTCTACTACAATGCCTTTCTCCCCGAGATTTCGACCGACCGCAATATCGGAAGGATCTCCGGGCTCGGTTGGGCCCTGGGATATATCGGTGGGGGAGCACTTCTGGCGCTCAACCTCATGATGCTTCAATATCCGGAGACGATTGGTTTCCCCAAAGGCACCTTTACGGTTCAGGACTGTTTCCTCTCGGTCGCCCTCTGGTGGTTTGTCTTCTCTCTGCCCCTCTTTCTCCTCCTCCGGGAGAGGGCCGAGAAGACCCCCCTCGATCCCGGGAAGAACTATTTCACCCTGGGATACCTTCGTCTCCGGCATACCTTTAAGAGGATCCGGACCTTCAGGGAGCTGACGAAATTTCTGGCCGCCTTCTTGATCTACAACGAAGGAATCGAAACGGTGATCGTGATGGCGTCGATCTTTGGGGCAGAGGTGATCCGGATGGAGACCGGAGAGATCATCCTCTTCTTTCTCCTGGTCCAGGGCATCGCCTTCCTCGGATCTCTCTTGTTCGGATTCTTGGCCGATGCCCTCGGCAACAAGAGGACGATCATGATCTCCTTGGCCATCTGGTCCTTGATCGTGGTCTGGGCGTTCCAACTGGGGATCTTCTGGGACCCAAAGACCGAATACTGGATTCTTGGGATCCTCACCGGGATCGTTTTAGGTGGAAGTCAGGCCTCCTCACGGTCCCTACAAGGACTATTCACTCCGGATGCCAACAGCGCAGAATTCTATGGATTTTTTGCTGTATCCGGGAAATTCGCCTCGGTCTTCGGACCCCTGATCTATGGGATATTGATCGCCCTGACCGGAGACGTTCAGTCCGGGATCCTCTCGGTGCTCGCCTTCTTCGTGGCAGGGGGGATCCTCCTCTGGCAGGTGGACGAGAAGAAGGGGATGGAAGAGAGAGAACACCCTATCCTTTGA
- a CDS encoding 4Fe-4S binding protein yields MAIRKIVQIDEEKCTGCGLCIPNCAEGALQIVDGKARLLSDKFCDGLGACLGHCPEDAIRIIEREAEEFDEKAVEDHLHRHKEVSPGPHPQPEFSGCPSSRVLQFQAPPRSAESEARSPSVSQLSQWPVQLKLVPVDAPYFQEAELLVAADCVPFAYPDFHNDFLKGKAVVVGCPKLDDIQFYREKLTAIFKANRIKSVTVPFMEVPCCFGLVKATEDAILASGKEIPLKKVKIGIRGEIKPESETQARRFAHPH; encoded by the coding sequence ATGGCGATCCGCAAAATTGTCCAAATCGATGAAGAAAAATGCACGGGGTGCGGTCTCTGTATCCCCAACTGTGCCGAAGGGGCCCTTCAGATCGTCGATGGGAAGGCGAGGCTTCTCTCCGACAAGTTCTGCGATGGTCTGGGCGCATGCCTCGGCCATTGCCCTGAGGATGCCATCCGGATCATCGAACGAGAGGCCGAGGAGTTCGATGAGAAGGCCGTGGAGGACCACCTCCATCGACACAAGGAGGTTTCCCCAGGACCCCACCCCCAACCTGAATTTTCAGGGTGTCCCTCTTCAAGGGTTCTTCAATTTCAGGCCCCTCCCCGGAGCGCCGAATCGGAGGCCAGGTCTCCCTCGGTCTCGCAGCTCTCCCAGTGGCCGGTTCAATTGAAACTGGTTCCGGTCGATGCCCCCTACTTTCAGGAGGCCGAACTCCTCGTCGCTGCCGACTGCGTTCCCTTTGCCTACCCCGATTTTCACAATGATTTTCTCAAGGGGAAGGCGGTGGTGGTGGGGTGTCCAAAACTGGACGATATCCAGTTTTACCGGGAAAAGCTGACCGCCATCTTCAAGGCGAACCGGATCAAAAGCGTGACCGTTCCCTTTATGGAGGTCCCGTGCTGTTTCGGCCTGGTCAAGGCCACGGAGGATGCCATCCTGGCCTCTGGAAAAGAGATCCCGTTGAAAAAGGTAAAGATCGGGATCCGGGGTGAAATCAAACCCGAATCGGAAACCCAGGCCAGGAGATTCGCCCACCCTCATTGA
- a CDS encoding DUF4870 domain-containing protein: MEPQPKKTSLGIDENIEALLSYVLGWVTGILFLALERESRFVRFHAAQSLAVFLPLFVAMIILSVIPFIGWILSLLLSILTLLLWLFLMFKAFQGEKYKLPIVGDFAEKQSNL; this comes from the coding sequence ATGGAGCCTCAACCGAAGAAAACATCCCTTGGAATCGACGAGAACATCGAGGCCTTGCTCAGCTATGTCTTGGGGTGGGTGACGGGAATCCTCTTTTTAGCCCTCGAGCGAGAAAGCAGGTTCGTAAGGTTCCATGCGGCCCAATCCCTGGCGGTCTTTCTTCCCCTTTTCGTCGCGATGATCATCCTCAGCGTGATCCCCTTCATCGGGTGGATTTTGTCCCTCCTACTTTCGATTCTGACGCTCCTCCTCTGGCTCTTCTTGATGTTCAAAGCCTTCCAGGGAGAAAAATATAAACTGCCCATCGTGGGCGATTTCGCCGAAAAACAGAGCAACCTATAG
- a CDS encoding DMT family transporter: MSWQAFTAVVIWGFSFIATKVALRELHPFTLLTLRYGIGALVLLGVQLSRDRDFLKRYARRDWGHLFLLAATGVSGLGLLQAYGLLHTTAMHTGWIIAINPILILILARFFLGEGITFRKVVGIVLGFFGVFLIISKGVFSLDLLRFASTYGDLLILASALAWSGFTVAGKGFISRFPPLATVTTLMLVGCLLVLPPSLLKGDWGNLFSLSGTTWAGLLFLGIFCSGLGYLLWYAALEKKDSGAVGMYLYLEPFATLIGASLYLAEPLEWMTLAGGTLVLGGVALATGTRDRTRKD, encoded by the coding sequence GTGTCCTGGCAGGCCTTCACGGCCGTGGTGATTTGGGGGTTCTCGTTCATTGCCACGAAGGTGGCCTTGAGGGAGCTCCATCCCTTCACTCTCTTGACGCTTCGTTACGGGATCGGCGCTCTGGTCCTCCTCGGGGTTCAATTAAGCCGGGATAGGGACTTTTTGAAGCGATATGCCCGGCGGGACTGGGGTCATCTCTTCCTCCTCGCCGCCACGGGCGTTTCAGGCCTCGGCCTGCTTCAGGCCTACGGGCTTCTCCATACGACGGCGATGCATACCGGGTGGATCATCGCCATCAATCCCATTCTGATCCTGATCCTGGCCCGTTTCTTCCTCGGTGAAGGGATCACCTTCCGCAAGGTCGTGGGGATCGTCTTGGGCTTTTTCGGAGTCTTTCTCATCATCTCCAAAGGGGTTTTTTCCCTCGACCTCCTTCGGTTCGCCTCCACATACGGCGACCTCTTGATCCTTGCCAGCGCCTTGGCCTGGAGCGGCTTCACCGTCGCAGGCAAAGGGTTTATTTCGAGGTTCCCTCCCTTGGCCACGGTAACCACGCTCATGCTCGTGGGATGCCTGCTCGTGCTTCCCCCGAGCCTTCTCAAGGGGGATTGGGGGAACCTGTTTTCCCTTTCAGGGACGACCTGGGCGGGCCTCCTCTTTTTAGGCATCTTCTGTTCGGGATTGGGCTATCTCCTCTGGTATGCCGCCCTTGAGAAGAAGGACTCGGGCGCGGTCGGTATGTATCTCTATTTGGAACCTTTTGCCACCCTCATCGGGGCCTCTCTCTATCTGGCCGAGCCCCTGGAATGGATGACCTTGGCCGGGGGGACCCTGGTTCTGGGGGGAGTGGCCCTGGCCACAGGGACTCGAGATCGGACAAGGAAGGATTAA
- a CDS encoding ABC transporter ATP-binding protein/permease, which produces MKDKGIRSFNTLKEDLFKNRWPILIGLFALIVVDLLQLLIPRVVKWAIDDLASGQGDSSRLLLYGGQILVLALGIGGFRYLWRYLLLGASRRVEMALRERFFSHLQTLSPSYFSRTKIGDLMAHALNDIEAVRMAMALGLVFLVDTIVLGILSLFFMVYIHPLLTFYAVLPMPLIAAVALFFSRTIHRRYEVLQRAFSQLTETVREAIAGIRVIRAYVLEEVEREKLSQVGMDYIQKNVSLTRTWGIFFPLLLFLSNLSLALVLYLGGRLTILFSISAGDFVAFMSYLGMLSWPMMAIGWAINMIQRGAASMGRINRILAETPEISDAPQATFLGPLRGGIEVRGLTVSPKNGGPPILEDVHLNLRPGEKVAIVGRTGSGKTVLCQLLVRMLESPEGTIFYDGHEIHQIPLKVLRSSIGYVPQETFLFSDTVRENIAFGRPEATLKEIEEAARLAQIHDEIKEFPAGLDTVIGEKGITLSGGQRQRIAIARAVLMNAPIFILDDALSSVDLQTEEKILEGLETFLKGRTTLLITHRIAPLRKADRIIVLEKGRVAEMGDHVTLLSRGGLYAKLYWERTMEEEMERDR; this is translated from the coding sequence ATGAAGGACAAAGGAATCCGATCTTTCAACACCCTGAAAGAAGACCTTTTCAAGAACCGGTGGCCCATCCTGATCGGCCTTTTCGCCCTGATCGTCGTCGATCTCCTACAGCTCCTCATCCCGAGGGTCGTAAAATGGGCCATCGACGATCTTGCCTCAGGCCAGGGGGATTCATCCCGGTTGCTCCTTTACGGCGGGCAGATCCTGGTTCTGGCCCTCGGCATCGGGGGGTTCCGTTATCTCTGGCGCTATCTTCTCCTGGGCGCTTCGCGTCGGGTCGAGATGGCCTTGAGGGAACGATTTTTCAGCCATCTCCAGACGCTCTCTCCCTCCTACTTCTCCAGGACGAAGATCGGGGACCTGATGGCCCACGCCCTTAACGACATCGAGGCGGTCCGGATGGCGATGGCCCTGGGTCTCGTCTTTCTGGTCGACACGATCGTCCTGGGCATCCTCTCCCTCTTCTTCATGGTCTACATCCATCCCCTGCTGACTTTCTATGCCGTCTTGCCCATGCCCTTGATCGCTGCCGTCGCCCTCTTCTTCAGCCGCACCATCCATCGACGCTACGAGGTGCTCCAGCGAGCCTTCTCTCAACTCACTGAGACGGTAAGGGAGGCGATCGCGGGGATCCGGGTGATCCGGGCCTATGTCCTGGAGGAGGTCGAAAGAGAGAAGCTCTCCCAGGTGGGCATGGATTATATCCAGAAGAACGTCTCCCTCACCCGGACCTGGGGGATCTTCTTTCCCCTCCTCCTCTTCCTTTCCAATCTCTCCCTGGCCCTGGTTCTCTATTTAGGAGGGAGGTTGACGATCCTCTTCTCCATTTCAGCCGGGGATTTCGTCGCCTTCATGAGCTACCTTGGGATGCTCAGCTGGCCCATGATGGCCATCGGGTGGGCGATCAACATGATTCAGCGGGGAGCGGCCTCGATGGGCCGGATCAACCGAATCCTCGCTGAGACCCCGGAGATCTCCGATGCCCCCCAGGCCACCTTCTTAGGCCCCTTGAGGGGAGGGATCGAGGTCAGGGGCCTCACCGTCTCGCCGAAAAACGGTGGGCCCCCGATCCTCGAGGATGTCCATCTCAACCTCCGTCCGGGGGAGAAGGTGGCGATCGTCGGAAGGACGGGATCGGGCAAGACCGTTCTCTGTCAGCTTCTGGTGAGGATGTTGGAGTCGCCGGAGGGGACGATCTTCTACGACGGGCATGAGATTCATCAGATTCCCCTGAAGGTTCTGCGGTCATCGATCGGCTATGTCCCTCAAGAGACCTTCCTCTTCTCCGACACGGTCCGGGAGAACATCGCCTTCGGCAGACCCGAGGCCACGTTGAAGGAGATCGAAGAGGCTGCCCGTTTGGCCCAGATCCATGACGAGATCAAAGAATTTCCCGCAGGTCTCGACACCGTGATTGGAGAGAAAGGGATCACCCTTTCGGGAGGGCAGAGGCAGCGGATCGCCATCGCCAGGGCGGTCCTGATGAATGCCCCCATCTTCATCCTCGACGATGCCCTCTCTTCCGTGGACCTCCAGACCGAGGAGAAGATCCTTGAAGGCCTGGAGACCTTTCTCAAAGGGAGGACGACCCTCCTCATCACCCATCGGATTGCGCCCCTTCGAAAAGCGGACCGAATCATCGTCCTGGAGAAAGGGAGGGTGGCCGAGATGGGAGATCACGTGACGCTCCTCTCCCGAGGGGGGCTTTACGCGAAACTCTATTGGGAGAGGACGATGGAAGAGGAGATGGAGAGGGATCGATGA
- a CDS encoding ABC transporter ATP-binding protein/permease — protein MYTDFGYMEEGKLGRPYDWRLLARLWTFLRRYWGLMGFSLLIVLVMAGLDLLVPYLTKEAIDRYILPHARVADLRGVDRAERERFLKRFGEVLIPMKEEERFLLPSEVLRSMDRKEASRYQKAGLLSEGRYYLFIPQGEEEAIIGKYPEIFSRTGPYVYLPLERARELAWPDRIVLRGRDIAGVFHLALLTVLVLAIHFGLNFLQVYTIELAGQRMMHDLRMRVFTHLQELPLSFFDRNPVGRLVTRLTNDVQNVHEMFTSVFVNLFRDVILLFGIMILLLYLDRGLALVSFAVLPLIFLTTLLFSRLAREAFREIRFKVAQMNSFLQEHLAGIAVVQHFRREEEDRRRFGKINEAHYLANMRQITLYAFFVPLIEILSTGATGLLIWYGGGKVIQEALSLGVLVAFLSYIRMFFQPIRDLSEKYNIMQSAMASLERIFGLLDEKGGPSLVRSPIRRKVLGQIEFQEVSFSYNGKDRVLHQVSFAVKPGETVAIVGATGSGKTTLFSLLERFYEPEEGRILLDGIDLREWDLRDLRSQFGLVMQDTFLFAGEIEENITMGKVWADRDQVREVARLVNAHSFIERLPQGYRTRVGEGGEVLSSGQRQLLAFARALYVDPRVLLLDEATSHVDPETERLIQDGLVRLLRGRTALIIAHRLSTIQHADRIVVLHKGKVREIGTHAELIAQKGYYFRLYQVQFGIRGLPSVSLDLEASPG, from the coding sequence ATGTACACCGATTTTGGCTATATGGAGGAGGGCAAGCTCGGAAGGCCTTACGACTGGAGGCTTTTGGCCAGGCTTTGGACCTTTCTCAGACGTTACTGGGGATTGATGGGGTTTTCCCTCCTCATCGTCTTGGTGATGGCAGGCCTCGATCTCCTCGTGCCTTACCTTACCAAGGAGGCCATCGATCGATACATCCTTCCCCATGCGAGGGTGGCCGACCTTCGAGGGGTGGATCGGGCAGAGAGGGAGCGCTTTCTTAAACGGTTTGGAGAGGTTCTCATCCCGATGAAAGAAGAGGAAAGGTTTCTCCTTCCTTCCGAGGTCTTGAGATCGATGGACCGGAAAGAGGCCTCCCGCTATCAGAAGGCTGGCCTCCTTTCTGAGGGTCGCTACTACCTCTTCATCCCTCAAGGGGAGGAGGAGGCCATCATTGGAAAATATCCCGAAATCTTCAGCCGAACAGGGCCCTATGTTTACCTCCCTCTGGAGCGGGCAAGGGAGTTGGCGTGGCCCGATCGGATCGTCCTGAGGGGAAGGGATATCGCGGGCGTGTTCCACCTCGCCCTACTCACGGTTCTGGTCCTGGCCATCCACTTCGGCCTCAATTTCCTTCAGGTCTATACCATCGAGTTGGCGGGTCAGAGGATGATGCATGACCTCCGGATGAGGGTCTTTACCCACCTTCAGGAGTTACCCCTCTCCTTCTTCGATCGGAATCCTGTCGGAAGGCTGGTGACCCGCCTCACCAATGACGTTCAAAACGTTCATGAAATGTTCACCTCGGTGTTCGTCAATCTGTTCCGGGATGTCATCCTCCTTTTCGGGATCATGATCCTGCTCCTCTACCTCGATCGGGGTTTGGCCCTGGTCTCCTTTGCGGTCCTCCCCCTGATCTTCCTCACCACCCTCCTCTTCAGCCGGCTGGCGCGTGAGGCCTTCCGGGAGATCCGCTTCAAGGTGGCCCAGATGAACAGTTTTCTGCAGGAGCATCTGGCCGGGATCGCAGTCGTCCAGCACTTCCGACGGGAGGAGGAGGATCGGAGGCGGTTCGGAAAGATCAACGAGGCCCACTACCTGGCCAACATGAGGCAGATCACCCTCTATGCCTTCTTTGTGCCATTGATCGAAATCCTCAGCACAGGGGCCACCGGCCTCCTCATCTGGTATGGCGGGGGCAAGGTGATCCAGGAGGCCCTGAGCCTGGGCGTCCTGGTGGCCTTCCTCTCTTATATCCGGATGTTCTTCCAGCCCATCCGGGACCTCTCCGAAAAGTATAATATCATGCAGTCTGCCATGGCCTCTCTCGAGCGGATCTTCGGGTTGCTCGACGAGAAGGGAGGGCCTTCCCTGGTGCGGTCGCCCATCCGAAGGAAGGTGTTGGGGCAGATCGAGTTTCAAGAGGTCTCCTTCTCTTATAACGGGAAGGATCGGGTTCTCCACCAGGTCTCTTTCGCCGTCAAGCCTGGCGAGACGGTCGCCATCGTCGGCGCCACCGGTTCCGGAAAGACCACCCTCTTCTCCCTGTTAGAGCGATTTTACGAGCCGGAAGAGGGGAGGATCCTTCTGGACGGGATCGACCTCCGAGAATGGGATCTCCGTGATCTTCGGTCCCAGTTTGGCCTCGTGATGCAGGACACCTTTCTTTTCGCCGGCGAGATCGAAGAGAATATCACAATGGGGAAGGTTTGGGCCGATCGAGATCAGGTGAGGGAGGTGGCCCGCCTCGTCAATGCCCATTCCTTCATCGAGCGCCTCCCGCAGGGATATCGGACGCGGGTGGGCGAGGGGGGGGAGGTCCTTTCGTCGGGCCAGAGACAGCTCCTGGCCTTCGCCAGGGCGCTCTACGTCGACCCCAGGGTCCTGCTCCTCGATGAAGCGACCTCCCATGTCGATCCGGAGACGGAACGACTGATCCAAGACGGATTGGTCCGGTTACTCCGGGGGAGGACCGCCCTCATCATCGCGCACCGGCTCTCCACCATCCAACACGCCGACCGGATCGTCGTCCTCCACAAAGGGAAGGTGAGAGAAATCGGTACCCACGCAGAATTGATCGCCCAAAAAGGGTATTATTTCCGCCTCTACCAGGTCCAGTTTGGCATAAGGGGTCTCCCATCGGTCTCTCTCGATCTTGAGGCCAGCCCCGGTTGA